From the Ruminiclostridium josui JCM 17888 genome, one window contains:
- a CDS encoding methyl-accepting chemotaxis protein — MRIKNAIKFRGLSWKVFTVSVLCMLIPMMISLFIASYFSEKYLGDSASNSLLNIAVEKANQIELALTDLEKQAQSIAMQPSIVDPLTDATINSTNPDTAVVQKISKNLEDNFNLANGLFENVFLMYKNKDIADGIGGKSVGWEDETMGSADKLLVRKPRVSPTTGRPVITIVTPVKNNDKHLGTVAMAIELNNVSKNIINSNSSKSDFKTLILDSEGLVLSSTEEKLVLSLNFQDKALGLQDFYNTIKSNKSGVGTFTLDGNKYMAAYSNSDKYGMYILSYKPVSAYMKIINNLKLILFMVILVSIIISAIVIYLLSRKITKPILAAANQAERLANGDLTVYIPEASLKRKDELGMLANSFSGMIQNFKTIITQINETADKVAASSQELYASGEQVGTAAEDVGRTILGISTGAEEQSTNINSALLNLRNLINQINEVNTSTHNMQKTTVRMIDDITRGSKTASESIDSINNLKADTEGVSKVIFNLGNTSNQIGEIIELITGIAEQTNLLALNAAIEAARAGEAGRGFSVVADEIRKLAEESADASGRIAKLIVEVRSGVDTAVNKMDSSIKSVNSSVKAIQENGETFSVIYQQAEQLKGIVANVTESVKIMTESSRDFEDTMQQINETSHEFAANAEGVSAASEEQIALTEEIVTASKAMAEMSEELSELIKSFKL, encoded by the coding sequence ATGCGTATTAAAAATGCAATCAAATTCAGAGGGTTGAGTTGGAAAGTGTTTACGGTGTCTGTGTTGTGTATGCTAATACCTATGATGATAAGTTTGTTTATAGCAAGTTATTTTTCAGAAAAGTATTTGGGCGACTCAGCCAGTAATTCATTGCTAAATATTGCCGTTGAAAAAGCAAACCAGATTGAATTAGCCTTGACTGATTTAGAGAAGCAGGCTCAGTCAATTGCAATGCAGCCTAGTATAGTTGATCCTCTTACTGATGCAACTATTAACTCCACTAACCCGGATACGGCAGTTGTTCAGAAGATTTCAAAGAATTTAGAGGATAATTTTAATCTGGCAAACGGTCTCTTCGAGAATGTATTCTTAATGTACAAAAACAAAGATATAGCTGATGGTATCGGGGGTAAATCTGTAGGTTGGGAAGATGAAACAATGGGAAGCGCAGATAAATTACTGGTACGTAAACCAAGAGTATCACCTACTACCGGTCGCCCTGTTATTACAATAGTAACTCCTGTAAAGAACAATGACAAACACCTTGGTACAGTAGCAATGGCAATAGAATTGAATAATGTGTCCAAAAATATCATTAATAGTAATTCTTCTAAAAGTGATTTTAAAACACTTATTTTAGATTCTGAAGGACTTGTTTTATCATCAACAGAAGAAAAATTAGTTTTATCCTTGAATTTCCAGGACAAGGCCTTAGGATTGCAGGATTTCTACAATACAATAAAATCAAACAAATCAGGTGTTGGTACTTTTACCCTTGATGGAAATAAATATATGGCAGCTTACAGCAACAGTGACAAGTACGGTATGTATATATTATCCTACAAGCCAGTTTCTGCATATATGAAAATAATAAATAATCTGAAATTAATATTATTTATGGTTATTTTAGTAAGTATTATTATCTCAGCAATTGTTATTTATCTGTTATCCCGAAAAATAACAAAACCTATACTTGCAGCCGCTAATCAAGCAGAACGATTGGCAAATGGAGATTTAACGGTTTATATCCCCGAAGCTTCTCTAAAAAGGAAAGATGAGCTAGGTATGCTGGCAAATTCTTTCTCAGGCATGATTCAGAATTTTAAGACAATAATAACTCAGATAAATGAAACAGCTGACAAAGTGGCTGCCTCCAGTCAGGAATTGTATGCATCCGGCGAGCAGGTTGGTACAGCAGCCGAGGATGTAGGTAGAACAATTCTTGGTATTTCCACCGGTGCTGAGGAGCAATCGACAAATATTAATTCGGCATTGTTGAATTTGAGAAATTTAATAAACCAAATCAACGAAGTAAATACAAGTACACATAATATGCAAAAAACTACTGTACGTATGATAGATGATATTACAAGAGGAAGCAAGACTGCTAGTGAGTCCATTGATAGTATCAATAACCTTAAAGCTGATACTGAAGGTGTTTCAAAGGTTATTTTCAATTTAGGGAACACTTCCAATCAAATAGGAGAGATTATTGAATTAATCACCGGTATAGCTGAACAGACCAACTTACTCGCCTTAAATGCAGCTATTGAGGCGGCAAGAGCAGGAGAAGCCGGCAGAGGCTTTAGTGTAGTCGCCGATGAAATAAGAAAACTAGCTGAAGAATCTGCTGACGCCAGCGGCAGGATAGCAAAGTTAATTGTTGAAGTACGAAGCGGAGTTGACACAGCTGTTAATAAAATGGATAGCAGTATAAAATCTGTAAATTCAAGTGTAAAAGCTATTCAGGAAAATGGAGAAACTTTCTCTGTAATTTACCAACAAGCTGAACAACTAAAGGGTATCGTAGCTAATGTAACCGAAAGTGTAAAAATAATGACCGAAAGCAGCCGTGACTTTGAGGATACAATGCAGCAAATAAATGAGACAAGTCATGAGTTTGCCGCTAACGCAGAAGGGGTATCAGCAGCCAGTGAAGAACAAATTGCTTTGACAGAAGAAATAGTCACTGCTTCAAAAGCAATGGCAGAAATGTCTGAAGAACTATCGGAACTTATTAAAAGTTTCAAACTATAG
- a CDS encoding cyclic peptide export ABC transporter, which translates to MKRIMYNATKLIVFFAMILVNVILPNIALADKMENFFTDNKIQKIEEHISKTMKKGKIPGISVIIVDGEKTVYKKSFGYKNLDKKEFVTDKTLFEIGSTSKAFTGLGILYMEREGLINLDDPVRKYIPWFSTKYKGKSMDITLRQCLYHTSGIPFKSIGEISVDTGDKALENCVRTLEDQELEHYPGESFLYATINYDILGFIIEKVTGDSYENFIQKNILNPLGLNGTLLDRHEAYSKANMATGYKPGFLRAQEYYAPTFRGNTPAGYFIMDSGEMEKWLKIQMLSYNLPEKYIDLIKKSHIPDRTVSPTDGGSSYAAGWEIYQKGSGEISHAGSNPNFASYITFRPEDKVGVAVLANLNSDFTGAIARGIMDIIMDRKLYNKTVDMMLSIDNIAFTIFCVSILLFVLTVVFLVIFVLELIRKKRKVISTKQANYIGLFITLISIVGLGYCLYIIPRVLYNGLNWNFVSVWAPSSFIPCTISLFATSIVFLAYFQLDNLFPKKKDKPFFPLIVLSFISGFGNAFIIFVINEALNRKNAIQSGLLFYFFLGIMLYVFGQKLIRKEMIRLMNNIIYDKRIELIEKTLRMPYYEFEKIESGKIHTGLNNDTETISRLPGVTIGALTGIATLLCCFVYLGTINIFGLLLSVLIIIIAAGLYYIIGKSANKLWEKTRDIQNVFIQFINDFIQGFKELTLKVAKRKDFRDDMESCCAEYKEKNIAASDKFVNVFVIGELLFTFVIGAVAFVFPLIFDNIQTDSLRAYIFVFLYMTNPIHSVLDNIPEIFRIRVSWKRINELIEKLPQDNTIKLIEEVNKNIKDIISSEGVNIRLDNVKYTYCNDDNKFIVGPINLAFQAGEITFITGGNGSGKTTLAKLITGLYKPDSGSIIIENKKMGYRELGEYYSTVFSDYYLFNKLYGIDYEKKVEETDKLLIMLQIDKKLGVKDGEFSTIQLSTGQRKRVALLVSYLEDRGVFLFDEWAADQDPLFKKYFYESLLPQLKKANKCVIAITHDDHYFHTADKIIKLNMGKVDEVNIKNKEKTGGIYATEIM; encoded by the coding sequence ATGAAAAGAATAATGTATAATGCAACAAAATTAATAGTGTTTTTTGCAATGATACTTGTAAATGTTATACTACCCAATATTGCATTGGCAGATAAAATGGAGAACTTTTTTACTGATAATAAAATTCAGAAGATTGAAGAGCATATCAGTAAAACAATGAAGAAGGGAAAAATACCGGGAATATCAGTTATTATTGTAGATGGAGAAAAAACAGTTTATAAAAAAAGCTTTGGATATAAAAATTTAGATAAAAAAGAATTTGTAACAGATAAAACACTATTTGAAATTGGTTCTACTTCCAAAGCTTTTACAGGCTTGGGCATATTATATATGGAAAGAGAAGGATTGATTAATCTGGATGATCCAGTACGTAAATATATACCTTGGTTCAGTACGAAGTATAAAGGAAAATCTATGGATATTACGCTTCGTCAATGCTTATATCATACATCTGGAATACCTTTTAAATCTATTGGGGAAATTTCCGTGGATACGGGTGATAAAGCTCTTGAAAACTGTGTAAGAACATTGGAAGACCAGGAATTAGAACACTATCCGGGAGAAAGCTTTCTATACGCAACTATTAACTATGATATATTAGGATTTATAATTGAAAAGGTAACCGGAGATTCTTATGAAAACTTTATTCAGAAGAACATATTGAACCCATTGGGACTTAATGGAACTCTATTAGACAGACATGAGGCATATTCAAAAGCAAACATGGCAACAGGGTATAAACCGGGATTTTTAAGAGCACAAGAGTACTATGCACCTACTTTTAGAGGAAATACTCCTGCTGGATACTTTATAATGGACTCTGGTGAAATGGAAAAGTGGCTGAAAATTCAGATGCTTTCATATAATCTTCCGGAAAAATATATAGATTTAATTAAGAAGTCTCATATTCCAGATAGGACGGTAAGTCCAACTGATGGAGGTTCTTCATATGCCGCAGGTTGGGAAATTTACCAAAAGGGTTCAGGGGAAATAAGTCATGCAGGTTCAAATCCAAACTTTGCATCATATATCACATTTAGACCAGAAGATAAAGTAGGTGTAGCTGTTCTTGCAAATTTGAATTCTGATTTTACCGGGGCTATTGCTCGGGGAATTATGGATATTATAATGGACCGAAAGCTTTATAATAAGACTGTTGATATGATGTTGTCTATAGATAATATTGCATTCACAATATTTTGTGTTTCTATTTTATTATTCGTACTTACTGTAGTTTTTTTAGTTATTTTTGTACTAGAACTGATTCGTAAAAAAAGAAAGGTTATTTCTACAAAGCAAGCAAATTATATAGGTTTATTTATTACACTTATTTCTATTGTTGGTCTGGGTTATTGCCTATACATCATTCCAAGAGTTCTTTATAATGGCTTAAACTGGAATTTTGTTTCTGTATGGGCGCCGTCTAGTTTTATACCTTGTACTATTTCATTATTTGCTACATCAATTGTTTTTCTGGCTTATTTTCAACTTGATAACCTTTTTCCAAAGAAAAAAGATAAACCATTTTTTCCATTGATTGTATTAAGCTTCATAAGTGGTTTTGGGAATGCATTTATTATTTTTGTAATTAATGAAGCATTAAATAGAAAGAATGCAATCCAAAGTGGACTGTTATTTTATTTTTTCCTTGGGATAATGTTATATGTATTCGGACAAAAGCTTATCAGAAAAGAAATGATAAGGTTAATGAATAACATAATTTACGATAAGAGGATTGAGCTTATTGAAAAGACTCTGAGAATGCCCTATTATGAATTTGAAAAGATTGAGAGCGGTAAAATTCATACAGGATTAAATAACGATACAGAGACTATAAGCAGGCTTCCCGGTGTGACTATAGGAGCGTTGACAGGAATTGCTACACTGCTATGTTGCTTTGTTTACTTGGGGACAATTAATATTTTTGGCTTACTATTGTCAGTGTTGATAATTATCATAGCAGCAGGATTATATTATATTATTGGAAAATCTGCAAATAAGCTTTGGGAGAAAACCAGGGATATTCAAAATGTTTTCATACAATTCATAAATGATTTTATACAGGGGTTTAAGGAATTAACTCTTAAAGTAGCAAAACGCAAAGATTTTAGAGATGACATGGAAAGTTGTTGTGCTGAATATAAGGAAAAGAATATTGCTGCATCAGATAAATTTGTAAACGTCTTTGTTATTGGAGAACTTTTATTCACTTTCGTAATAGGTGCCGTTGCCTTTGTCTTTCCTCTAATATTTGATAACATTCAGACAGACTCATTAAGGGCATACATTTTTGTGTTCTTATATATGACCAATCCTATCCACTCAGTGTTAGACAATATACCTGAAATATTCAGAATCAGGGTGAGTTGGAAAAGGATAAACGAGTTAATTGAAAAGTTACCTCAGGATAATACTATAAAACTAATTGAAGAAGTGAATAAAAATATAAAAGATATAATAAGCAGTGAAGGGGTAAATATCAGATTAGATAATGTAAAGTATACATATTGTAATGATGATAATAAATTTATTGTGGGGCCTATAAACTTAGCTTTTCAGGCAGGAGAAATAACGTTTATTACCGGAGGAAACGGTAGCGGAAAAACAACTCTGGCAAAGCTTATAACAGGCCTTTATAAGCCAGACAGCGGAAGCATAATAATCGAAAATAAAAAAATGGGGTATAGAGAGCTTGGTGAATATTATTCAACAGTTTTTAGTGATTATTATTTGTTTAACAAGCTATACGGAATAGACTACGAAAAAAAGGTGGAAGAAACAGATAAACTCTTAATAATGCTACAAATTGATAAAAAATTAGGTGTAAAAGATGGTGAATTTAGTACCATTCAATTATCAACTGGACAAAGAAAAAGAGTTGCACTTCTCGTAAGCTATTTGGAAGATAGAGGTGTATTTCTATTTGATGAATGGGCTGCAGATCAAGATCCGTTATTTAAAAAGTATTTTTATGAATCTCTCTTGCCTCAACTGAAAAAGGCTAATAAATGTGTTATTGCTATTACACACGATGACCATTATTTCCATACTGCAGACAAAATAATAAAACTGAATATGGGAAAAGTGGATGAAGTAAATATCAAAAATAAGGAAAAAACAGGAGGTATATATGCAACAGAAATTATGTAA
- a CDS encoding glycosyltransferase family 4 protein: MQQKLCNNLGIMGNAFRVMPVLDSVFGYDIAVDDVFKALISHSSLEEITCICDSLQFQKSAIERKYNNLSRRGKAKTKLSIFSELDVLQYQKKANIDLLHNVSMEFIPLVFLREFFTDFKIPITYTIHGASYPNYIESFYLMKLLMPFRKYDSLICTSRAVKHVVKEMLDNISNSLNEVYNSDIKYEGRLDIIPLGVDTEKFTPRDKVAVRRECGIPEDAFVLLWVGRISAYDKADLLPALLVYKRLLEKNPDKKLLFVLAGHDRKNMPMIPQIEKYIAELGISDKVKIISQNDVSKRHLLFSTADVFVSPIDNVQETFGITPIEAMACGVPQVVSDWDGYRDTVEDGVTGFLIPTYWANCDEDIKEAALFPSEPMHRVGLHHLLLSQSVVVDLNRYENAIQTLLDNPQLCKQMSENSFRRAREKFSWQSVIKEYEKLWEELCFLRTITPEQDMSNKLRFIQPIYCKAFSRYPTYFINDSTFIHITRDGESVLEGNSPLPFHYSIENHLLEFQLAPEILKTVKDVGTKGISLAEILTIYSEKYHKSLIRRSVMWLVKQGLTDLKLS; the protein is encoded by the coding sequence ATGCAACAGAAATTATGTAACAATTTAGGAATTATGGGGAATGCATTTAGAGTTATGCCTGTCCTCGATTCCGTTTTCGGATATGATATTGCTGTTGATGATGTATTCAAAGCTTTGATAAGCCATAGTTCCTTAGAAGAGATTACATGTATATGTGATTCTTTACAGTTTCAAAAAAGTGCTATTGAGAGAAAGTATAATAATTTGAGTCGTCGGGGAAAAGCAAAAACTAAATTAAGTATTTTTTCTGAACTTGATGTCCTACAGTATCAAAAGAAAGCTAATATAGATTTGTTACATAATGTAAGCATGGAATTTATACCGTTGGTATTTTTGAGGGAGTTTTTTACTGATTTTAAAATTCCTATAACATATACTATTCATGGAGCAAGTTATCCAAATTATATTGAAAGTTTTTATTTAATGAAGCTACTTATGCCGTTTAGAAAATATGATTCTCTGATATGTACATCAAGGGCGGTAAAACACGTAGTGAAAGAAATGCTTGATAATATAAGCAATTCACTAAATGAAGTATATAACAGTGATATCAAATATGAAGGTAGATTAGATATTATCCCACTTGGGGTTGATACTGAGAAGTTTACTCCGAGGGACAAAGTAGCAGTTCGCAGGGAATGTGGAATACCTGAAGATGCATTTGTATTACTATGGGTAGGAAGGATATCTGCGTATGATAAAGCTGACTTATTGCCCGCTCTTTTGGTGTATAAGCGTCTTCTTGAAAAAAACCCGGATAAGAAGTTATTATTTGTTCTTGCAGGACATGATAGAAAAAATATGCCCATGATACCACAAATAGAAAAATATATAGCTGAATTAGGTATAAGTGACAAGGTAAAAATTATCTCTCAAAATGATGTTTCAAAACGCCATTTATTGTTTTCGACAGCAGATGTTTTTGTTTCACCAATTGATAATGTTCAGGAGACATTTGGTATAACTCCTATTGAAGCTATGGCTTGTGGAGTACCCCAGGTTGTTTCTGACTGGGATGGCTATAGAGACACTGTAGAAGATGGAGTTACAGGCTTCTTAATTCCGACTTACTGGGCAAATTGTGATGAAGATATTAAGGAAGCAGCATTGTTTCCATCGGAACCAATGCATAGAGTAGGACTTCATCATCTTTTATTAAGTCAGTCTGTTGTTGTTGACTTAAATCGCTACGAAAACGCGATACAGACATTGTTAGATAACCCACAGCTTTGCAAACAAATGTCTGAGAATTCGTTTAGAAGAGCAAGGGAAAAGTTTAGTTGGCAGAGCGTAATCAAAGAATATGAGAAACTTTGGGAAGAATTATGTTTTTTAAGAACTATAACACCTGAACAGGATATGAGTAACAAATTGAGGTTTATACAACCTATATACTGTAAGGCCTTTTCTCGATATCCAACGTATTTTATTAATGATAGTACTTTTATTCATATAACTAGGGACGGGGAAAGTGTACTTGAAGGGAATAGCCCTTTGCCGTTTCACTATTCTATTGAAAATCATTTGCTTGAGTTCCAGTTAGCACCGGAGATTCTGAAAACGGTTAAAGATGTAGGAACAAAGGGAATATCATTAGCTGAAATATTAACGATATATAGTGAGAAATACCACAAGAGTTTAATCCGAAGAAGTGTTATGTGGTTAGTAAAGCAAGGGCTAACGGACTTAAAATTATCGTAA